From Erigeron canadensis isolate Cc75 chromosome 8, C_canadensis_v1, whole genome shotgun sequence, one genomic window encodes:
- the LOC122578610 gene encoding thaumatin-like protein 1b, whose protein sequence is MKLLHFHIILILFVTLPFFSVVQATSFKIVNRCRHTIWPGILTGADRTILNPTGFTLKPGQSRTLKAPVFWSGRLWARTYCTPDPSGKLTCLTADCGSGKIECEGRGAEPPATLAEFTLNGDQGLDFYDVSLVDGYNLPMLVIPRDGTGGGCSSTGCLVDINRACPTALRVKGGGRSGVVACKSACEAYGDPRFCCSEGYSTPETCPPTEFSQYFKHVCPRSYSYAYDDKTSTFTCTGADYIIIFCPLPYTSEKLLEARKEKADLPLVNKTMMHIGHHRL, encoded by the exons TTGTCCAAGCGACGTCGTTTAAGATCGTAAACAGGTGCCGCCACACAATCTGGCCGGGAATCCTAACCGGCGCAGACAGAACTATCCTAAACCCAACCGGGTTCACTCTCAAACCGGGTCAATCCAGAACCCTAAAAGCACCCGTTTTCTGGTCGGGTCGGTTATGGGCCCGAACCTATTGCACACCCGACCCATCTGGCAAGCTCACTTGCCTCACAGCCGACTGCGGGTCGGGTAAAATCGAATGCGAAGGCCGTGGGGCCGAACCGCCTGCCACGCTGGCTGAATTTACCTTAAATGGTGATCAGGGTTTGGATTTTTATGACGTCAGCTTAGTTGATGGGTACAACCTTCCAATGCTTGTGATACCGAGGGACGGTACAGGTGGCGGATGCAGTTCAACTGGTTGTTTGGTTGATATAAACCGTGCGTGTCCAACTGCGCTCCGAGTTAAGGGTGGCGGTCGTAGCGGGGTCGTGGCGTGTAAGAGTGCGTGTGAGGCTTATGGTGATCCGAGGTTTTGTTGTAGTGAAGGGTATAGTACCCCGGAAACTTGTCCCCCTACGGAGTTTTCACAGTATTTTAAACATGTTTGTCCGCGGTCGTATAGTTATGCTTATGATGATAAGACGAGTACTTTTACTTGTACGGGTGCTGATTATATCATCATATTTTGCCCATTGCCTTACAcaag TGAGAAACTGCTGGAAGCAAGGAAGGAAAAGGCGGATTTGCCACTGGTGAACAAAACCATGATGCATATCGGCCACCACAGGCTATAG